From a single Serratia surfactantfaciens genomic region:
- a CDS encoding type II toxin-antitoxin system HipA family toxin, protein MKGRRQVESVQALALILHGVRVGVLAHYSGGRNILTFDPHYLALPEPVRPLFTLRQKAHAGYLEQVLQSSQRLPPVLSNLLPEGALRSWLAQSLKTHVNEEFPLIAWAGENLPGALEARPLAASDIPAWALMSRGELEAVQIDVGVVAQKFSLAGVQMKFSSVRKDGRFNISSQVGADSWIIKTPSTVHRHLPENEYTAMRLAQAIGVDIPDIELVELTRLEHLPDIRLADEPYAYAIRRFDRSESGRVHTEDFAQIFEIYPHDKYRGKNYDQIAAYLYEFGSESLADTQQMARRLLANILLANGDAHVKNWSMIYPNQADVRLAPAYDIVTTLAYIPGESEVALNMAKEKRWDRISMRTFERWSDRVDIPWPAIRVHLLDAIDKARALWPALLENLPMADDHKSVLRRHWAALSPDFRLR, encoded by the coding sequence ATGAAAGGGCGGCGACAGGTTGAATCGGTGCAGGCGTTAGCCTTGATATTGCATGGTGTGCGGGTGGGCGTGCTGGCGCACTACAGCGGCGGCAGAAACATCCTGACGTTTGATCCGCACTACCTCGCTTTGCCGGAGCCTGTTCGTCCCCTGTTTACGCTAAGGCAGAAGGCGCACGCAGGGTATCTTGAGCAAGTTTTACAGTCATCGCAGCGCCTTCCGCCCGTCTTATCCAATTTATTGCCCGAAGGCGCACTGCGCAGTTGGTTGGCCCAGTCGTTGAAAACCCATGTGAATGAGGAGTTTCCTTTAATTGCCTGGGCGGGGGAAAACTTGCCGGGAGCGCTTGAAGCACGGCCGCTGGCCGCAAGTGATATTCCCGCTTGGGCGTTAATGTCGCGCGGAGAGCTGGAAGCCGTGCAAATTGATGTTGGAGTGGTGGCGCAGAAATTTTCTCTGGCAGGGGTACAAATGAAATTTTCCTCTGTGCGCAAAGATGGCCGCTTCAACATTTCTTCTCAGGTGGGTGCTGATAGCTGGATCATTAAAACGCCTTCAACCGTTCATCGTCATCTCCCCGAAAATGAATATACGGCAATGCGCTTGGCGCAAGCCATCGGCGTGGATATTCCCGATATTGAGCTGGTTGAGCTGACACGGCTTGAACACTTGCCTGATATTCGCTTGGCGGATGAACCCTATGCTTATGCCATTCGTCGTTTTGACCGCAGTGAAAGTGGGCGAGTGCATACAGAAGATTTTGCCCAGATATTCGAGATCTATCCACACGACAAATACCGCGGCAAAAATTACGATCAGATAGCGGCTTATCTCTATGAGTTTGGCAGTGAATCTTTAGCGGATACGCAGCAAATGGCGCGCCGTCTGTTGGCGAATATTCTGCTCGCCAATGGCGATGCTCACGTAAAAAATTGGTCCATGATCTATCCAAACCAGGCCGATGTGCGGCTTGCCCCCGCTTATGACATCGTCACTACATTGGCTTATATCCCTGGTGAGTCTGAGGTTGCGCTCAATATGGCGAAGGAAAAACGCTGGGATAGGATCTCAATGCGAACCTTCGAGCGCTGGTCTGATCGAGTCGATATTCCCTGGCCTGCAATACGGGTGCATCTCTTGGATGCCATCGACAAGGCGCGAGCTTTGTGGCCGGCATTGTTGGAAAACCTGCCGATGGCGGACGATCACAAATCGGTATTGCGTCGGCATTGGGCCGCCTTGTCCCCCGATTTCCGCCTGCGTTAG
- the prfC gene encoding peptide chain release factor 3 codes for MSPSEFAREVSKRRTFAIISHPDAGKTTITEKVLLFGQAIQTAGTVKGRGSSQHAKSDWMEMEKQRGISITTSVMQFPYRDSLVNLLDTPGHEDFSEDTYRTLTAVDCCLMVIDAAKGVEDRTRKLMEVTRLRDTPILTFMNKLDRDIRDPMEVMDEVERELKIACSPITWPIGCGKLFKGVYHLYKDETYLYQTGKGHTIQEVRIVKGLNNPELDVAVGEDLAAQLRDELELVQGASHEFDQEAFLSGELTPVFFGTALGNFGVDHMLDGLVAWAPAPMPRKTDTREVTAAEEKFTGFVFKIQANMDPKHRDRVAFMRVVSGRYEKGMKLRQVRTGKDVVISDALTFMAGDRSHVEEAYPGDIIGLHNHGTIQIGDTFTQGEDMKFTGIPNFAPELFRRIRLRDPLKQKQLLKGLVQLSEEGAVQVFRPIANNDLIVGAVGVLQFDVVVARLKSEYNVEALYESVNVSTARWVECDDVKKFEEFKRKNEINLALDGGDNLSYIAPTMVNLNLTQERYPDVTFRKTREH; via the coding sequence ATGTCTCCTAGTGAATTTGCCCGCGAAGTCTCCAAAAGAAGAACTTTCGCCATCATCTCGCACCCCGATGCCGGTAAGACCACCATTACCGAAAAAGTGCTGCTGTTCGGACAGGCGATCCAGACCGCCGGTACGGTAAAAGGCCGCGGCTCCAGCCAGCACGCCAAATCCGACTGGATGGAAATGGAAAAGCAGCGTGGGATCTCGATCACCACCTCGGTGATGCAGTTCCCGTATCGCGACAGCCTGGTCAACCTGCTGGACACCCCGGGGCACGAAGACTTCTCCGAAGATACTTACCGTACCCTGACCGCCGTCGACTGCTGTCTGATGGTGATCGACGCCGCCAAGGGCGTTGAGGATCGCACCCGCAAACTGATGGAAGTCACCCGTTTGCGCGACACGCCGATCCTGACCTTCATGAACAAACTGGACCGCGACATCCGCGATCCGATGGAAGTGATGGACGAAGTTGAGCGTGAACTGAAGATCGCCTGCTCGCCCATCACCTGGCCGATCGGCTGCGGCAAGCTGTTCAAAGGCGTTTACCACCTGTACAAGGATGAAACCTACCTGTATCAGACCGGTAAAGGCCACACCATTCAGGAAGTGCGCATCGTCAAAGGCCTGAATAACCCGGAACTGGATGTCGCCGTGGGCGAAGATCTGGCGGCGCAGCTGCGCGATGAGCTGGAACTGGTGCAGGGTGCTTCCCACGAGTTCGATCAGGAGGCTTTCCTGAGCGGCGAACTGACCCCGGTGTTCTTCGGTACCGCACTCGGCAACTTCGGCGTGGATCACATGCTGGACGGCCTGGTGGCCTGGGCGCCGGCGCCGATGCCGCGCAAAACCGATACCCGCGAAGTGACGGCGGCGGAAGAGAAATTCACCGGCTTCGTGTTCAAGATCCAGGCCAACATGGATCCGAAGCACCGTGACCGCGTGGCCTTTATGCGCGTCGTGTCCGGCCGTTATGAGAAGGGCATGAAGCTGCGCCAGGTACGCACCGGCAAAGACGTGGTGATCTCCGACGCGCTGACCTTTATGGCTGGTGACCGCTCGCACGTGGAAGAAGCCTACCCGGGCGACATCATTGGTCTGCACAACCACGGCACCATTCAGATCGGCGATACCTTCACCCAGGGTGAAGACATGAAGTTCACCGGTATTCCGAACTTCGCGCCTGAACTGTTCCGCCGCATTCGCCTGCGCGATCCGCTGAAGCAGAAACAGCTGCTGAAAGGGCTGGTGCAGCTGTCCGAAGAGGGCGCGGTGCAGGTATTCCGTCCGATCGCCAACAACGATCTGATCGTCGGCGCGGTCGGTGTGCTGCAGTTCGACGTGGTGGTGGCGCGCTTGAAGAGCGAGTACAACGTGGAAGCGCTGTATGAGTCAGTCAACGTGTCGACCGCGCGCTGGGTCGAGTGCGACGACGTGAAAAAGTTCGAAGAGTTCAAGCGCAAGAACGAGATCAACCTGGCGCTGGACGGTGGGGACAACCTGTCCTACATCGCGCCGACCATGGTGAACCTCAACCTGACGCAGGAACGCTATCCTGACGTGACCTTCCGCAAGACGCGCGAACACTGA
- the osmY gene encoding molecular chaperone OsmY has protein sequence MKKTKFAHSLMAVVLGSVLVSGSALAEDSLLNKASNAADSAGAKIDSSMKKVDGYMDDSAITAKVKSALVEDKTIKSSDISVKTEKGTVTLSGFVGSQAQAEHAVAVAGKVEGVKTVSDKLHVKDEANQSIKSYAGDTATTSELKAKLLADDIVPSRNVKVETTDGVVQLSGEVKTQAQSERAESIAKAIDGVKSVKNDLVVKQ, from the coding sequence ATGAAAAAGACCAAATTTGCACACTCGCTGATGGCTGTCGTATTGGGTTCTGTTTTGGTGAGCGGCAGTGCGCTGGCCGAAGACAGTCTGCTCAACAAGGCGTCTAACGCCGCGGATAGTGCCGGTGCCAAAATCGATAGCTCCATGAAAAAAGTTGACGGTTACATGGATGACAGCGCGATAACGGCTAAAGTTAAAAGTGCGTTGGTGGAAGATAAGACCATCAAAAGTTCTGACATTTCGGTGAAAACCGAAAAAGGCACGGTGACCCTGAGCGGGTTCGTCGGCAGCCAGGCGCAGGCGGAACATGCGGTCGCGGTTGCCGGTAAGGTGGAAGGCGTCAAGACCGTCAGCGACAAGCTGCACGTGAAAGATGAAGCCAACCAGTCGATCAAATCGTATGCCGGCGACACCGCCACCACCAGCGAGCTGAAAGCCAAGTTGCTGGCCGACGACATCGTGCCGTCGCGCAATGTGAAAGTGGAAACCACCGACGGTGTGGTGCAGCTTTCCGGCGAAGTGAAAACGCAGGCGCAGTCTGAGCGTGCGGAAAGCATTGCCAAGGCCATCGACGGCGTGAAAAGCGTGAAAAATGACCTGGTGGTCAAGCAGTAA
- a CDS encoding DUF1328 domain-containing protein — MFRWGIIFLVIALIAAALGFGSLAGTAAWAAKVVFVVGIILFLVSLFTGRRRP, encoded by the coding sequence ATGTTTCGTTGGGGCATTATCTTTTTAGTCATCGCGCTTATCGCTGCGGCGCTGGGGTTCGGTTCGCTGGCGGGTACCGCCGCCTGGGCCGCCAAGGTGGTGTTCGTCGTCGGCATCATCCTGTTCCTGGTCAGCCTGTTCACCGGCCGCCGGCGCCCTTAG
- a CDS encoding CsbD family protein, with translation MNSDIVVGRWKQLKGQVWQAWAEWSGSDCAWLAGSNDFLAGVLQEDYGRERDAVSSEKTSH, from the coding sequence ATGAACAGCGATATCGTCGTCGGACGCTGGAAACAGCTGAAAGGCCAGGTATGGCAGGCGTGGGCCGAATGGTCCGGCAGCGATTGCGCCTGGCTGGCCGGCAGCAATGATTTCCTCGCCGGCGTGCTGCAAGAGGATTACGGAAGAGAGCGAGACGCGGTATCCTCGGAAAAAACGTCTCACTGA
- a CDS encoding patatin-like phospholipase family protein — protein sequence MGYRIPITLGNIEPLASKPFRPGKMALVCEGGGQRGIFTAGVLDEFQRAGFNPFDLLIGTSAGAQNLSAYICGQMGYARRVITRYTTSAQFFNPLRFVRGGHLIDLDWLVDTAAAQMPLAMDVAEQHLTDGREFLVCACRSDDFEPTYLPAQRERWLPAIKASSAIPGFYRQGVELDGVSYQDGGISDAIPVEEAYRRGADTIVVIRTVPSQMYYTPQWMKRMEHWLSDSSLQQMVRILQHHEQSYHRIQRFIEKPPGKLRIFEIFPPKPLASNALGSRLGSLNQDYHLGRRCGRYFLATVGQWMAQPEPDGMKVQKSLSRRLIQPENVRMPSPIVTDIAMPSDLGAQPEAAVAAPKIILPGDLPPGEGGAL from the coding sequence TTGGGATACAGAATACCCATCACGCTCGGCAATATAGAACCGCTGGCGTCTAAACCCTTTCGGCCAGGAAAAATGGCGTTGGTCTGCGAAGGCGGCGGCCAGCGCGGCATTTTCACCGCCGGCGTGCTGGACGAGTTTCAGCGCGCGGGCTTTAACCCTTTCGATTTGTTGATCGGCACGTCTGCCGGCGCGCAAAATCTGTCCGCCTACATCTGCGGCCAGATGGGCTACGCGCGTCGAGTGATCACCCGTTACACTACGTCGGCGCAATTTTTCAATCCGCTGCGTTTCGTACGCGGCGGGCATCTGATCGATCTCGATTGGTTGGTCGACACGGCGGCGGCACAGATGCCGCTGGCGATGGACGTGGCGGAACAACACCTCACCGATGGGCGCGAGTTCCTGGTGTGCGCCTGCCGCAGCGATGATTTTGAACCGACCTATCTGCCGGCGCAGCGTGAACGCTGGCTGCCGGCCATCAAGGCGTCCAGTGCCATTCCCGGCTTTTATCGTCAGGGCGTGGAGCTGGATGGCGTCAGCTATCAGGACGGCGGTATCAGCGATGCGATCCCGGTGGAAGAGGCCTACCGTCGCGGCGCCGACACCATCGTGGTGATCCGCACCGTCCCATCGCAGATGTACTACACCCCGCAGTGGATGAAGCGCATGGAGCACTGGCTGAGCGACAGCAGCCTGCAGCAGATGGTACGCATCCTGCAGCACCACGAGCAAAGCTATCACCGCATCCAGCGCTTTATCGAGAAGCCGCCGGGCAAGCTGCGCATCTTCGAAATCTTTCCACCGAAGCCGCTGGCCAGCAATGCGCTGGGCAGCCGACTGGGTTCGCTCAATCAGGATTATCATCTGGGGCGCCGCTGCGGCCGTTACTTCCTGGCCACCGTCGGCCAGTGGATGGCGCAGCCGGAGCCGGACGGCATGAAGGTGCAGAAATCGCTGTCGCGCCGTCTGATCCAGCCGGAGAACGTCAGAATGCCTTCGCCGATCGTGACCGATATCGCCATGCCGTCCGATCTGGGCGCGCAGCCGGAGGCCGCGGTGGCGGCGCCGAAAATTATCCTGCCGGGCGATCTGCCGCCGGGTGAAGGGGGCGCGCTGTGA
- a CDS encoding TatD family hydrolase — MSYAFTDTHCHFDFPPFTGHEAESLARAADAGVQRIIVPTVTADRFARVLRLAQEHAPLFAALGLHPLYIAQHHEPQLEQLAALLAERPHKLLAVGEIGLDLYMDNPQFERQQSVLLAQLRLAKQHDLPVILHSRRTHDQLAAALRRIQLPRRGVVHGFAGSLSQAQAFIRLGYYIGVGGTITYERAQKTRGVMAQLPLEALLLETDAPDMPLAGYQGQPNRPERAAEVFQTLCALRPEPADEIAAHLQRNTQALFAMPN, encoded by the coding sequence GTGAGTTACGCCTTTACCGATACCCACTGCCATTTCGATTTCCCACCCTTTACCGGGCATGAGGCCGAGAGCCTGGCGCGGGCAGCCGACGCCGGCGTGCAGCGCATCATCGTGCCGACGGTTACCGCCGATCGCTTCGCGCGGGTGCTGCGGCTGGCGCAGGAGCACGCGCCGCTGTTCGCCGCGCTGGGGCTGCACCCGCTGTATATCGCGCAGCATCATGAACCGCAGTTGGAACAGCTGGCGGCGTTGCTGGCCGAACGGCCGCACAAGCTGTTGGCGGTGGGGGAAATCGGGCTCGATCTGTATATGGACAACCCGCAGTTCGAGCGGCAGCAAAGCGTGCTGCTGGCCCAACTGAGGCTGGCGAAACAGCATGACCTGCCGGTGATCCTGCACTCGCGCCGCACTCACGATCAGCTGGCCGCGGCGCTGCGGCGCATACAGCTGCCGCGTCGCGGCGTGGTGCACGGCTTCGCCGGCAGCCTGTCGCAGGCACAGGCGTTTATTCGCCTTGGCTATTATATCGGCGTGGGCGGCACTATCACCTATGAGCGGGCGCAGAAAACGCGCGGCGTGATGGCGCAGCTGCCGCTCGAGGCGCTGCTGCTGGAGACCGATGCGCCGGATATGCCGCTGGCCGGCTATCAGGGGCAGCCGAATCGCCCCGAACGCGCCGCCGAGGTGTTTCAAACGCTGTGCGCGCTGCGGCCGGAACCGGCCGACGAGATCGCCGCCCACCTGCAACGCAATACTCAGGCGCTGTTCGCCATGCCGAACTGA
- a CDS encoding NupC/NupG family nucleoside CNT transporter — MQLIMSLVGMAVLIAIAVLLSSNRRAIKLRTVVWAFIIQVGIGALVLYVPLGRSILGSMSNGVANVIAYGNQGISFIFGGLVSDKMFEVFGGGGFVFALRVLPVIVFFSSLIAVLYYLGIMQLVIRVLGGGLHKLLGTSRTESLSATANIFVGQTEAPLVVRPYIATMSQSELFAVMCGGLASVAGSVLAGYAQMGVPLEYLIAASFMAAPGGLLFAKLMVPETEQTHDKDDAMKLIAEEDRPANVIDAAASGAASGMQLALNVGAMLLAFIALIALLNGILGGIGGWFDYPQLSLELILGWVFSPIAFLIGVPWSEAMTAGSFIGQKIIVNEFVAYMNFGAYLRPDDVVAAEGLQVLSAHTKAIISFALCGFANLSSVAILLGGLGSMAPNRRHDIARFGLKAVAAGTLSNLMSATIAGFFLAL, encoded by the coding sequence ATGCAACTCATCATGAGTCTGGTTGGGATGGCGGTGCTGATCGCCATTGCGGTGCTGCTCTCCAGCAACCGCCGGGCCATCAAATTGCGCACCGTCGTGTGGGCGTTCATCATTCAGGTCGGCATCGGTGCGCTGGTGCTGTACGTGCCGCTGGGCCGCAGCATCCTCGGCAGTATGTCTAACGGTGTGGCAAACGTTATCGCCTACGGCAATCAGGGCATTTCGTTCATCTTCGGCGGGCTGGTGTCCGACAAGATGTTCGAGGTGTTCGGCGGCGGTGGCTTCGTGTTCGCGCTGCGCGTCCTGCCGGTGATCGTGTTCTTCTCCTCGCTGATTGCGGTGCTGTACTACCTCGGCATCATGCAGTTGGTGATCCGCGTTCTGGGCGGCGGCCTGCATAAGCTGCTGGGCACTTCGCGCACCGAATCGCTGTCGGCGACCGCCAACATTTTCGTCGGCCAGACCGAAGCGCCGCTGGTGGTGCGTCCGTATATCGCCACCATGAGCCAATCGGAACTGTTCGCCGTGATGTGCGGCGGCCTGGCCTCGGTGGCCGGTTCGGTGTTGGCGGGGTACGCGCAGATGGGCGTGCCGCTGGAATACCTGATCGCCGCGTCCTTCATGGCGGCGCCGGGCGGGCTGTTGTTCGCCAAGCTGATGGTGCCGGAAACTGAGCAGACCCACGATAAAGACGATGCGATGAAGCTGATCGCCGAAGAAGATCGTCCGGCCAACGTGATCGACGCGGCGGCTTCTGGTGCGGCTTCCGGCATGCAGTTGGCGCTGAACGTCGGTGCGATGCTGCTGGCGTTTATCGCGCTGATCGCCTTGCTTAACGGCATTCTCGGCGGTATCGGCGGCTGGTTCGATTATCCGCAGCTGTCGCTTGAACTGATCCTCGGCTGGGTGTTCTCGCCGATCGCCTTCCTGATCGGCGTGCCGTGGAGCGAGGCGATGACCGCCGGTTCGTTTATCGGCCAGAAGATCATCGTCAACGAGTTCGTCGCCTACATGAACTTCGGCGCCTATCTGCGTCCGGACGACGTGGTGGCGGCGGAAGGCCTGCAGGTGCTGTCGGCCCACACCAAGGCGATCATCTCCTTTGCGCTGTGCGGTTTCGCCAACCTCTCCTCGGTGGCGATCCTGCTGGGCGGTTTGGGCAGCATGGCGCCTAACCGACGCCATGACATTGCGCGCTTCGGCCTGAAGGCCGTGGCGGCGGGCACGCTGTCCAACCTGATGAGCGCCACCATCGCCGGCTTCTTCCTGGCGCTGTAA
- the deoC gene encoding deoxyribose-phosphate aldolase, with product MTELTAAAQRALNLMDLTTLNDDDTDEKVIALCRQANSPAGHTAAICIYPRFIPVARKALREQGTPDIRIATVTNFPHGNDDIDIALAETRAAIAYGADEVDVVFPYRALIAGNEQVGFELVKQCKQACQAANVLLKVIIETGELKQADLIRKASEIAIKAGADFIKTSTGKVPVNATLESAELMMSVIRDMGVAKTVGFKPAGGVRTAEDALHYLQLADRILGEGWADARHFRFGASSLLASLLTALGHQTQTAGGGY from the coding sequence ATGACCGAATTAACCGCAGCAGCGCAACGTGCGCTGAACCTGATGGATTTAACCACGCTGAATGATGACGACACCGATGAGAAAGTGATCGCGCTCTGTCGTCAGGCCAACAGCCCGGCCGGTCACACGGCGGCCATCTGCATTTACCCGCGTTTTATCCCGGTGGCGCGTAAGGCGCTGCGCGAGCAAGGCACGCCGGACATTCGTATCGCCACCGTGACCAACTTCCCGCATGGCAATGACGATATCGACATCGCGCTGGCGGAAACCCGCGCGGCGATCGCCTATGGTGCGGATGAAGTGGACGTGGTGTTCCCTTACCGTGCGCTGATTGCCGGCAACGAGCAGGTTGGCTTCGAGCTGGTGAAACAGTGCAAACAGGCTTGCCAGGCGGCCAACGTGCTGCTGAAAGTGATCATCGAAACCGGCGAACTGAAACAGGCCGATTTGATCCGCAAGGCGTCCGAGATCGCCATCAAGGCCGGGGCTGACTTTATCAAGACCTCCACCGGCAAGGTGCCGGTTAACGCCACACTGGAGAGCGCCGAGCTGATGATGTCGGTGATCCGCGATATGGGCGTGGCGAAGACGGTGGGCTTCAAGCCGGCCGGCGGCGTGCGCACTGCGGAAGACGCGCTGCATTATCTGCAACTTGCCGATCGTATTCTGGGCGAGGGCTGGGCCGACGCGCGGCATTTCCGCTTTGGCGCTTCCAGTCTGCTGGCCAGCTTGCTGACCGCGCTGGGCCACCAGACCCAGACCGCCGGTGGCGGCTACTGA
- the deoA gene encoding thymidine phosphorylase translates to MFLAQEIIRKKRDGQPLSEAEIRFFINGIRDNVVSEGQIAALAMTIYFHDMSMPERVALTMAMRDSGTVLDWKSLALNGPIVDKHSTGGVGDVTSLMLGPMVAACGGYVPMISGRGLGHTGGTLDKLEAIPGFNIFPDDNAFRKIIQDVGVAIIGQTSSLAPADKRFYATRDITATVDSIPLITASILAKKLAEGLDALVMDVKVGSGAFMPTYALSQDLAQAIVGVANGAGCKTTALLTDMNQVLASSAGNAVEVREAVRFLTGEYRNPRLLEVTLALCVEMLLSGGLAQDEADARAKLQAVLDNGKAAEVFGRMVAAQQGPIDFVERYDSYLPAATLSKPVYAEKPGIISAMDTRALGMAVVSLGGGRRRASDAIDYSVGLTEVARLGDKVDAQQPLAMIHANDEESWQQAADAVRSAMTLSDKAPEATPVVYKRITE, encoded by the coding sequence TTGTTCCTGGCTCAAGAAATTATTCGTAAAAAACGCGACGGCCAGCCGTTAAGCGAAGCGGAAATCCGCTTTTTCATCAACGGCATTCGCGACAACGTGGTGTCGGAAGGGCAGATCGCCGCGCTGGCGATGACCATTTATTTCCACGACATGAGCATGCCGGAGCGCGTGGCGCTCACCATGGCGATGCGCGATTCCGGCACCGTGCTGGACTGGAAGAGCCTGGCGCTGAATGGCCCGATCGTCGACAAGCATTCGACCGGCGGCGTGGGCGACGTGACGTCGCTGATGCTCGGCCCGATGGTGGCGGCCTGCGGCGGCTATGTGCCGATGATCTCCGGCCGCGGCCTGGGGCATACCGGCGGCACGCTGGACAAACTGGAAGCCATTCCGGGCTTCAATATTTTCCCGGACGATAACGCCTTCCGTAAAATCATTCAGGACGTCGGCGTGGCGATCATCGGCCAGACCAGCTCGCTGGCGCCGGCGGACAAACGTTTTTACGCCACCCGCGACATCACCGCCACCGTGGATTCGATCCCGCTGATCACCGCCTCCATTCTGGCCAAGAAGCTGGCGGAAGGGCTGGATGCGCTGGTGATGGACGTGAAGGTCGGTTCCGGCGCCTTTATGCCGACCTACGCCCTGTCGCAAGATCTGGCGCAGGCGATCGTCGGCGTGGCCAACGGCGCGGGCTGCAAGACCACCGCGCTGCTGACCGACATGAACCAGGTGCTGGCCTCCAGCGCCGGTAACGCGGTGGAAGTGCGCGAAGCGGTGCGCTTCCTGACCGGCGAATACCGCAATCCGCGTCTGCTGGAAGTGACGTTGGCGCTGTGCGTCGAGATGCTGCTGTCCGGCGGCCTGGCGCAAGACGAGGCCGACGCGCGCGCCAAACTGCAGGCGGTGCTGGACAACGGCAAGGCGGCGGAGGTGTTTGGCCGCATGGTGGCGGCGCAGCAGGGGCCGATAGACTTCGTCGAACGCTATGATAGCTATCTGCCGGCGGCGACGCTGAGCAAGCCGGTGTATGCTGAAAAGCCAGGCATCATCAGCGCTATGGATACCCGCGCGCTGGGCATGGCGGTGGTTTCGCTGGGTGGCGGCCGCCGCCGGGCGAGCGACGCCATCGATTACAGCGTCGGTCTGACCGAGGTGGCGCGCCTGGGCGATAAGGTGGATGCCCAGCAGCCGCTGGCGATGATCCACGCCAATGATGAAGAGAGCTGGCAGCAGGCGGCCGATGCGGTGCGCAGCGCGATGACGCTGAGCGATAAGGCGCCGGAAGCGACGCCGGTGGTGTATAAGCGCATCACGGAATAA
- the deoB gene encoding phosphopentomutase, with the protein MKRTFIMVLDSFGIGASEDAERFGDQGSDTLGHIAEVCARGEANVGRQGPLTLPNLSRLGLGKAAEESTGNFPQGLDRNADIIGAYAYASELSSGKDTPSGHWEIAGVPVLFDWGYFKDEHNSFPQELLDKLVERANLPGYLGNCHSSGTVILDQLGEEHMKTGKPIFYTSADSVFQIACHEETFGLERLYELCEIAREELTEGGYNIGRVIARPFVGDKAGHFQRTGNRHDLAVEPPAPTVLKKLVDEKGGEVVSIGKIADIYANVGITKKVKAAGIDALFDATLTEMEKAGDNTIVFTNFVDFDSSYGHRRDVAGYAAALELFDRRLPELLKLVKDEDIIIFTADHGCDPTWPGTDHTREHIPVLVYGPKVKPGSLGHRETFADIGQTVANYFGLSPMDYGKSMF; encoded by the coding sequence ATGAAACGCACATTTATTATGGTATTGGACTCCTTCGGCATCGGCGCCAGCGAAGACGCCGAACGTTTTGGCGACCAGGGTTCCGACACTCTGGGCCACATCGCCGAGGTTTGCGCGCGCGGTGAAGCCAACGTGGGCCGTCAGGGCCCGCTGACGCTGCCTAACCTGAGCCGTTTGGGTCTCGGCAAAGCGGCGGAAGAGTCCACCGGCAACTTCCCGCAGGGGCTGGATCGCAATGCCGATATCATCGGCGCTTATGCTTACGCCAGCGAGCTCTCTTCCGGTAAAGACACGCCGTCGGGCCACTGGGAAATCGCCGGCGTGCCGGTACTGTTCGACTGGGGCTACTTCAAGGACGAGCACAACAGCTTCCCGCAGGAGCTGCTGGATAAGCTGGTGGAGCGCGCCAACTTGCCGGGCTACCTGGGCAACTGCCACTCATCCGGCACCGTGATCCTCGATCAGCTGGGCGAAGAGCACATGAAAACCGGCAAGCCGATTTTCTACACCTCCGCCGACTCGGTGTTCCAGATCGCCTGCCATGAAGAAACCTTCGGCCTGGAGCGCCTGTACGAGCTGTGCGAAATCGCGCGTGAAGAGTTGACCGAAGGCGGTTACAACATCGGCCGCGTGATCGCGCGTCCGTTCGTCGGCGACAAAGCGGGTCACTTCCAGCGCACCGGCAACCGTCACGATCTGGCGGTAGAGCCGCCGGCGCCGACCGTGCTGAAAAAGCTGGTGGACGAGAAGGGCGGTGAAGTGGTGTCGATCGGTAAAATCGCCGACATCTACGCCAACGTCGGCATCACCAAGAAGGTGAAAGCGGCCGGCATCGATGCGCTGTTCGACGCGACCCTGACGGAAATGGAAAAGGCCGGCGACAACACCATCGTGTTCACCAACTTCGTGGACTTCGACTCTTCCTACGGCCACCGCCGCGACGTGGCGGGCTACGCCGCCGCGCTGGAGCTGTTCGACCGCCGCCTGCCGGAGCTGCTGAAGCTGGTGAAAGATGAAGACATCATCATCTTCACCGCCGACCACGGCTGCGATCCGACCTGGCCAGGCACCGACCACACCCGTGAACATATCCCGGTGCTGGTCTACGGCCCGAAAGTGAAACCGGGCTCGTTGGGCCACCGCGAGACCTTCGCCGACATCGGCCAGACCGTCGCCAATTATTTTGGCCTGTCGCCGATGGATTACGGTAAGAGCATGTTTTAA